From the Calonectris borealis chromosome 12, bCalBor7.hap1.2, whole genome shotgun sequence genome, one window contains:
- the LOC142087274 gene encoding E3 ubiquitin-protein ligase RNF182-like, producing MNYTCTEGEEKVPIDELECKICYQRFTVHSRKPKILDCLHRICARCLTKILRIGDRSCCVSCPFCRHETKLHEDEVEGLPNDTNIMSKLVLKDKTACNSDCKEVVLTPQNLASSSSSHGSSNCLVITIMEVQRDSPRTPSQSTASDYYADHGTESVSLSSQSQLDQDLFSKLCKHVPRILVWLLGFLYFSSLPLGIYLLVIQKVTLGVVCVSFVPSSLTVCLLYGFCQCLCHGICDCSSRS from the coding sequence ATGAATTACACTTGcactgaaggagaggaaaaagtgcCCATTGATGAACTGGAGTGCAAAATCTGTTATCAGAGATTTACTGTTCACAGTCGTAAGCCCAAAATCTTGGATTGTCTTCACAGAATTTGTGCTAGATGTTTGACTAAGATACTTCGTATAGGAGACAGATCTTGCTGCGTTAGCTGTCCCTTTTGCCGCCATGAGACAAAGTTGCATGAAGATGAAGTTGAAGGACTCCCCAATGATACAAACATTATGTCCAAGCTCgtattaaaagacaaaacagcatGCAATTCTGACTGTAAAGAAGTAGTTTTAACACCACAAAATTTGGCTTCCTCAAGTTCTTCCCATGGATCATCAAACTGCTTAGTAATTACAATTATGGAAGTACAAAGAGACTCCCCAAGGACTCCCAGTCAAAGTACTGCCTCTGATTATTATGCTGACCATGGCACTGAGTCAGTATCTCTAAGTTCTCAGAGTCAGCTGGACCAAGATCTCTTTTCAAAGCTATGCAAGCATGTACCCAGAATACTGGTATGGCTGCTTGGATTTCTTTACTTTAGTTCCCTCCCTCTTGGGATCTATTTACTAGTGATTCAGAAGGTGACTCTAGGAGTTGTGTGTGTGAGTTTTGTTCCCTCCAGTCTAACTGTATGTCTCCTGTATGGCTTCTGCCAGTGCCTCTGCCATGGAATTTGTGATTGCTCTTCACGAAGCTGA